A single region of the Thermodesulfobacteriota bacterium genome encodes:
- a CDS encoding type IV toxin-antitoxin system AbiEi family antitoxin domain-containing protein, which translates to MRQNQEHKKKVIDLVKKRGVLRPRDLEQHGIPRAALQRLHRAGHVERVGHGLYRMAKSTANEQITMMEVCKRVPHGVVCLLSALRYHDLTTQAPFEIWLAIDAKARKPQTDLPIRIVRFSGQAFSKGVERHKVNGVTIKVYSPAKTVADCFKYRNKIGLDVALESLRECLKKRCCTVDEVWRNAKICRVSNVIRPYLDAITL; encoded by the coding sequence ATGAGACAGAATCAGGAGCATAAGAAAAAGGTCATTGATCTCGTGAAAAAAAGGGGCGTGCTTCGTCCGCGCGATCTTGAGCAGCATGGAATTCCGCGTGCTGCACTCCAGCGTCTTCACCGTGCCGGGCATGTAGAACGGGTTGGCCATGGTCTATACCGTATGGCAAAGTCAACTGCAAACGAACAGATAACAATGATGGAGGTATGCAAGCGCGTACCGCATGGGGTTGTCTGCCTTCTTTCCGCCCTGCGCTATCACGACCTCACTACACAGGCGCCTTTTGAAATCTGGCTGGCGATTGACGCGAAGGCGCGTAAACCTCAAACCGACCTGCCGATCCGTATTGTTCGATTCTCCGGTCAAGCCTTCAGCAAAGGGGTGGAGAGACACAAGGTGAATGGTGTGACGATCAAGGTCTACAGTCCGGCCAAGACGGTAGCCGATTGCTTTAAATATCGAAACAAAATCGGGCTCGATGTTGCTCTTGAATCCCTACGTGAATGTCTGAAAAAGCGTTGCTGCACGGTGGACGAGGTGTGGCGTAACGCGAAAATCTGTCGGGTAAGCAACGTGATTCGGCCATACCTGGATGCCATTACCCTATGA
- the csm6 gene encoding CRISPR-associated ring nuclease Csm6 yields MKNILLAVCGLSPQVITEALYALHQEGRRVDAIRVITTRSGKDIINAALLSPVDGRYYQYLREYGIDPGQIDFHAGHVYTVTDENGQEIDDIGDEDDNELVLKKCLDITFDLTRDPETAVFFLVAGGRKTMSSCLTLAAQMYGRKQDRIYHVLVSPEFESNRDFFYPPAKPVKIELKDKNGERFTKSTSYARINLISMPFVSIRQRLSSERLKTPQDPASLMLSIVREAKPILTVNIPDKKLIYKGMELDLPPALLTLYAFFAMQKKDCRLEKTSCRSCYDCFLSIQDVYAGQEKITELYHRMIGNTLPLVQADKGIFNLQAEDFNAYKSKLRKKIGQRFGLHILPKIEITSIGQKPDTRHGILLDKSLIRIVL; encoded by the coding sequence ATGAAGAATATCCTGCTTGCCGTATGCGGTCTTAGCCCGCAGGTTATCACGGAAGCGCTTTACGCCCTGCACCAGGAGGGGAGGCGGGTCGATGCTATTCGGGTCATTACCACCCGGAGCGGAAAAGATATAATTAATGCCGCCCTGCTTTCACCTGTTGATGGCAGGTATTACCAGTATCTTCGTGAATACGGGATAGACCCGGGACAAATAGACTTCCATGCGGGTCATGTCTATACGGTAACCGACGAAAACGGCCAGGAAATAGACGACATCGGAGACGAGGACGACAACGAGCTTGTCCTTAAGAAATGCCTCGATATCACATTCGACCTTACACGTGATCCTGAAACTGCCGTGTTTTTCCTGGTCGCGGGTGGCCGGAAGACCATGAGTTCTTGTCTGACCCTCGCTGCCCAGATGTATGGCCGGAAGCAGGATCGCATATACCACGTACTTGTATCCCCCGAATTCGAGAGCAATCGTGACTTCTTCTACCCGCCCGCAAAACCGGTCAAGATTGAACTCAAGGACAAAAACGGAGAGAGGTTTACAAAAAGCACGAGCTATGCCAGGATCAATCTGATTTCCATGCCGTTTGTTTCTATTCGACAGAGGCTCTCCAGTGAGCGGCTGAAAACACCGCAGGACCCGGCCAGCCTGATGCTCTCCATTGTCCGCGAAGCAAAACCAATTTTGACGGTAAACATACCGGACAAGAAGTTGATCTACAAAGGCATGGAACTTGACCTGCCGCCGGCGCTCTTGACCCTTTATGCCTTTTTTGCCATGCAGAAGAAAGACTGCCGCCTGGAGAAAACCTCCTGCCGGTCCTGCTACGATTGCTTTTTGAGCATTCAGGACGTCTATGCCGGTCAGGAAAAAATAACCGAACTCTACCACCGTATGATTGGAAACACTCTGCCTTTGGTTCAGGCTGATAAAGGGATATTCAATCTTCAAGCGGAGGATTTTAATGCCTACAAGTCCAAGCTAAGAAAAAAGATCGGGCAGCGCTTCGGCCTCCATATACTGCCTAAAATCGAGATAACCTCCATCGGCCAGAAGCCGGACACCAGGCATGGGATACTGCTGGATAAGAGCCTGATACGGATAGTGCTGTAA
- a CDS encoding nucleotidyl transferase AbiEii/AbiGii toxin family protein has protein sequence MAASVRQRLLDLSRERQIDFNLMLTRYGLERFLYRLGRSEYRDRFILKGAMLFPVWGMPSYRQTRDIDLLGFGENDIETIVGTIRAVCLTDVEDDGIHFGPASVQAEDIRDQMEYGGVRVRINADLDGARIHVQVDIGFGDAVTPDTAFADFPTLLDLPAPHLRVYPRETVVAEKFQAMVQLGIANSRMKDFHDLWTIGRMFDFDGTTLTSAIAKTFERRNTFIPFDMPLALTAEFSGDAQKLRQWRAFLNRAGLRGDVSLAEAVTFIVAFVMPPVRAVALGESFNKSWPPGGPWQEVL, from the coding sequence ATGGCTGCATCGGTTCGACAGCGACTACTTGACCTATCCAGGGAAAGGCAAATCGACTTTAATCTCATGCTGACCCGTTATGGACTGGAGCGCTTTCTCTATCGCCTCGGAAGGTCGGAATATCGCGACCGGTTTATCCTAAAGGGAGCCATGCTTTTCCCCGTCTGGGGGATGCCGTCGTATCGGCAAACCCGTGATATTGATCTCCTCGGTTTCGGTGAAAACGACATCGAAACGATTGTCGGGACAATCCGTGCCGTCTGTCTGACAGATGTGGAAGATGACGGCATCCATTTCGGGCCGGCAAGTGTACAGGCCGAGGATATCAGAGACCAGATGGAATATGGCGGCGTCAGGGTGAGAATCAATGCCGACCTGGACGGTGCACGAATTCATGTACAGGTAGACATCGGTTTTGGGGATGCGGTCACCCCTGATACCGCATTTGCTGATTTTCCAACTCTGCTTGACCTGCCTGCGCCCCATTTACGCGTCTACCCGCGGGAAACCGTGGTTGCGGAAAAATTTCAGGCAATGGTGCAGCTTGGTATCGCCAACAGCCGCATGAAGGATTTCCATGACCTGTGGACGATTGGCCGGATGTTCGATTTCGATGGAACGACGTTGACAAGTGCAATAGCGAAAACCTTTGAACGCAGGAATACCTTCATCCCGTTTGACATGCCACTGGCGTTGACAGCGGAGTTTTCGGGAGACGCTCAGAAGCTCCGGCAGTGGCGTGCATTTTTGAACCGGGCAGGGCTGCGGGGAGACGTCAGTCTTGCCGAGGCAGTCACGTTCATCGTGGCATTTGTCATGCCGCCTGTCAGGGCAGTGGCCCTAGGTGAATCCTTTAACAAGTCTTGGCCGCCCGGAGGGCCATGGCAAGAAGTCCTGTGA
- a CDS encoding AAA family ATPase, which translates to MRILGVRFKNLNSLTGEWQVDFTHPDYSSGGIFAITGPTGSGKTTILDAICLGLYGRTPRLDKVTKSSNEIMSRQTGECFAEVTFETQKGRFRCHWSQYRARKRSDGALQQAKHEIADADSGAILESKINQVGEFIEKATGMDFERFTRSMLLAQGGFAAFLQAPPDERAPILEQITGTEIYSQISVKVHQRRTEEHNKLEILQAELKGIQVLSEDEERDLQTGLTEKQRQETELAGKMKEVEKALTWIEGMVALEKELGELDKKQQDFEKRRHAFEPESKKLDKSGKVFSLEGDYIKVATLRVQQDNETKELDGAIAILPEKDKACADAFSVRQAAEARLNEARTRQRSEGDVIKKVRVII; encoded by the coding sequence ATGAGGATACTGGGTGTTCGGTTCAAGAACCTTAATTCACTCACGGGCGAATGGCAGGTTGATTTTACCCACCCGGACTATTCGTCTGGCGGTATATTTGCAATCACAGGCCCTACAGGCTCAGGAAAGACGACCATCCTGGACGCCATCTGCCTCGGGCTTTACGGCCGGACGCCCCGCCTGGATAAGGTTACGAAAAGCAGCAACGAAATCATGTCGCGCCAAACGGGTGAATGCTTTGCCGAGGTGACATTCGAGACGCAGAAGGGCCGGTTTCGCTGCCACTGGAGCCAGTATCGCGCCCGGAAAAGATCTGATGGTGCATTACAACAGGCAAAGCATGAAATAGCCGATGCCGATTCCGGTGCCATCCTGGAATCAAAGATAAACCAGGTGGGCGAATTTATAGAGAAGGCCACGGGTATGGATTTTGAGCGCTTCACCCGTTCGATGCTGCTGGCCCAGGGGGGGTTCGCGGCCTTTCTCCAGGCCCCTCCCGACGAGCGGGCGCCCATCCTGGAGCAGATCACCGGGACCGAAATCTACAGCCAGATATCCGTGAAAGTTCATCAACGCCGTACGGAAGAACACAACAAACTTGAGATATTGCAGGCCGAGCTGAAAGGAATCCAGGTTTTAAGCGAAGATGAAGAGAGGGATTTGCAGACCGGTCTAACAGAAAAGCAGAGGCAGGAAACCGAACTTGCCGGGAAAATGAAGGAAGTGGAGAAGGCCCTGACCTGGATCGAGGGGATGGTTGCCCTGGAGAAAGAACTGGGAGAACTGGACAAGAAACAGCAGGATTTCGAGAAACGCCGTCACGCGTTTGAGCCGGAATCAAAAAAGCTGGACAAATCCGGCAAGGTTTTCAGTCTTGAAGGCGATTACATTAAAGTGGCTACTTTGCGCGTACAGCAGGACAATGAGACAAAAGAGCTTGATGGCGCAATCGCGATTCTGCCTGAAAAGGATAAGGCCTGTGCAGATGCGTTTAGCGTAAGGCAGGCCGCAGAGGCCCGGCTGAATGAGGCACGAACCAGGCAGAGGTCAGAAGGGGATGTCATCAAAAAGGTGCGTGTAATTATAG
- a CDS encoding exonuclease SbcCD subunit D C-terminal domain-containing protein, whose protein sequence is MKLLHTSDWHIGRALYGRKRYEELETFLNWLAGLMEDENIDVLLVAGDVFDNSTPSNHAQALYYRFLYRVAAVPNRHVVVTAGNHDSPSFLNAPRELLQFLNIHVVGCASDSPEDELLVLAGLDHEPQLIVCAIPYLRDRDIRTAEAGESIEDKERKIIEGIRAHYHMVYEAAEQKRSTLKKPVPIIAMGHLFTAGGQTIDGDGVRELYIGSLLKVKTDVFPEHIDYLALGHLHIPQTVGGSDFIRYSGSPLPIGFGEAEQEKSVVLVEFSGNAPNVTTIPVPRFQELKTLQGDWPAIARNIEELKSGGSNAWLEIVYEGDEIAGSLRERLDEAIEGTGIEILRVKNNRVLERAMSGMDVDETLDDLDATDVFKRCLESHEVPEDQRQELLSAYQEIIASLHDEDALAE, encoded by the coding sequence ATGAAGCTTCTCCACACCTCCGACTGGCATATCGGCCGCGCTCTGTATGGCCGCAAGAGATACGAGGAACTCGAAACGTTCCTTAACTGGCTGGCTGGACTTATGGAGGACGAAAACATCGATGTGCTGCTCGTGGCGGGGGACGTGTTCGACAACAGCACGCCCAGCAACCATGCACAGGCGTTGTATTATCGTTTCCTGTACCGTGTGGCAGCCGTTCCAAACCGTCATGTGGTGGTCACGGCAGGAAATCATGATTCGCCGTCTTTTTTAAATGCACCCAGGGAACTACTGCAATTTCTGAACATCCATGTCGTGGGTTGCGCATCCGATTCTCCTGAAGATGAACTGCTCGTGCTTGCCGGGCTGGATCATGAGCCGCAGCTTATTGTCTGCGCCATCCCTTATCTCAGAGACCGCGATATCCGCACTGCCGAGGCCGGAGAGAGCATTGAGGACAAGGAGAGGAAAATCATTGAAGGGATCAGGGCTCATTACCATATGGTGTATGAGGCGGCCGAACAGAAACGCTCCACGCTGAAAAAGCCCGTTCCGATTATCGCCATGGGGCATCTGTTCACAGCAGGCGGCCAGACCATTGATGGCGATGGGGTGCGCGAACTGTATATCGGCTCCCTTTTAAAGGTCAAAACAGATGTGTTTCCCGAACATATCGATTACCTTGCCTTGGGGCATCTTCATATTCCTCAAACGGTGGGCGGTTCAGATTTCATACGCTATTCAGGTTCACCCCTGCCCATCGGCTTCGGGGAAGCTGAACAGGAAAAGAGCGTGGTCCTCGTGGAATTTTCGGGAAATGCGCCCAATGTCACAACTATTCCAGTACCCAGGTTCCAGGAACTGAAGACCCTGCAAGGGGATTGGCCAGCCATCGCACGAAATATCGAAGAACTAAAGTCCGGGGGGAGCAACGCCTGGCTGGAGATAGTATATGAAGGAGATGAGATAGCCGGCAGCCTCCGCGAGCGCCTGGATGAGGCAATCGAAGGGACCGGCATAGAGATCCTCCGCGTCAAGAACAACCGGGTGCTGGAACGCGCCATGAGCGGAATGGATGTGGATGAAACACTCGACGATCTGGATGCAACAGACGTGTTTAAACGCTGCCTTGAATCGCACGAAGTCCCGGAGGATCAGCGGCAGGAGCTTTTGAGCGCATATCAGGAAATCATCGCCTCTTTGCATGACGAAGACGCCTTAGCCGAATAG
- the cas6 gene encoding CRISPR system precrRNA processing endoribonuclease RAMP protein Cas6 has translation MRNICPHGVPMLYGRFTFASELSAEAVLPPFKGSTFRGAFGVALKRVVCALRRQECPDCLLNSRCVYAFFFESPPPNPFVIEPPLTTQTRFLPGEAFDFTLLLFGRAVEYLPYCVYAFDRMGQTGIGKRVNGRRAGFVLKAVGSGLGGETIYSSQDRRLQGMNFSSELTLPEPPVADIRRITIQLETPLRVKQENHLTADLPFHTLIRAALRRISSLFACYGAGEPNLDYRGMVERAQAVEIVEADLRWLDWERYSNRQETRMLMGGMSGSITYSGELREFLPVLRVCEEVHLGKQTTFGLGKIEIIEDEFQ, from the coding sequence ATGCGGAATATATGTCCCCATGGAGTGCCAATGCTGTACGGCCGTTTTACCTTTGCCAGTGAGTTGAGTGCTGAGGCAGTTCTGCCGCCCTTTAAAGGTTCGACATTTCGCGGGGCCTTTGGGGTAGCGCTGAAGCGGGTGGTCTGTGCCCTGCGAAGACAGGAATGCCCGGACTGCTTATTGAACAGCCGCTGCGTCTATGCCTTCTTTTTTGAGTCCCCTCCTCCAAATCCCTTCGTAATCGAACCACCTTTGACCACCCAGACCCGCTTCTTGCCCGGCGAGGCCTTTGATTTTACACTCCTGCTTTTTGGGCGTGCCGTCGAGTATCTACCCTATTGCGTCTATGCGTTTGACCGGATGGGGCAAACCGGGATCGGGAAACGCGTCAACGGAAGGCGCGCAGGCTTTGTGCTTAAGGCGGTCGGGTCGGGACTTGGCGGGGAGACGATCTATTCTTCTCAAGACCGGCGACTTCAAGGGATGAACTTTTCCTCCGAACTCACGCTGCCTGAGCCACCGGTCGCCGACATCCGACGAATAACTATACAATTGGAAACCCCTTTGCGGGTAAAGCAAGAAAATCATCTTACAGCCGATCTGCCCTTTCACACCCTCATTCGGGCCGCACTTCGGCGCATTTCTTCGTTGTTTGCTTGCTACGGGGCAGGAGAACCGAACTTGGACTATAGGGGCATGGTTGAGCGGGCGCAGGCCGTCGAGATCGTCGAGGCCGATCTCAGATGGTTGGACTGGGAGCGCTACTCAAACCGCCAGGAAACGAGAATGCTCATGGGCGGCATGTCAGGAAGCATCACCTATTCAGGAGAGCTTCGAGAGTTTCTGCCCGTGCTTCGCGTCTGCGAGGAAGTACACCTGGGGAAACAGACCACCTTCGGGTTGGGGAAGATTGAGATAATCGAAGACGAGTTTCAGTAG